TGGTTATGCTGGCCCTGGGGCAGCCTCTCCACGCCTTCGACGCCGACAGGCTTCCTAGTCCCTGTATTTCCGTTCGATCCGCGAGGGAAGGGGAAACTTTTACGACCTTAGACCATAAGGAGAGGGCCTTGACCTCCTCCGATCTGGTTATATGCAGTGGGCAGACCTCTGTGGCCCTCGCTGGGGTTATGGGAGGGCTAAACTCGGAGATCGAGGACGGCACCTGCAGGATATTTCTGGAGAGTGCGTCTTTCGACGCGGCCAGAATTGGCACTACCTCCCGTCGTCTAGGTATCCCCAGCGAGGCTTCCTATCGCTACGCTCGAGGGGTGGACGTAGAGCTTCCCGAGAGGGCCCTGTGTATGGTTATGTCTCTCCTCTCCTCCTGGGGGTGTGCCTCAGTGGCTCCTGGAGCGGTGGTTGCCAGGCGAGGCGGAAGTGATCCTATTTCCGTTACCCTTACGGAGAGAAAACTTCATCGCATCGCTATGTGGTCCGATATGGATCAGGCCTCGTCTATTCTGGATCGGTTGGGGATGGGCTTAATCTCCCAGAGAGACGGTGAGATGACTTTCTCCGTCCCCTCGTACAGGCCGGATATCTCCATAGAGGAGGATCTGATCGAGGAGATAACCAGGATTAGAGGTTATGATACTATCCCATCCAGGATACCTGGCTGCGATCACGGACGGGGCCAAATAGGTCCTGTCTCCTCGGCGATGAGAGAGCTGAGATGTCAGGCTATCTCCAGAGGATACGTGGAGATAGTTTCCTACAGCTTCCATTCACCTCGTTACAGGGATACCCTGAAGTTATTGGACGATCCAAGAGGTGATATGATACCCCTTAAGAACCCTCTCAGCGGAGAGCTTTCCATGATGAGGTCCACCATGCTTCCCGGCTTTATAGAGTCCCTTCAAAGGACGTTGAAATCGGGCTGGCGGAGCTCCGTAAGGCTTTTTGAGATGGGAAAGGTCTTTTCCTCCGATGGATCATCGACCAGTGAGGTAGACCGAGTTGCTGGTATGGTATATCCCGGAAGGGACAGGAGGAGCCCCTATGGCCTAGGATCTCTCGACGATCTTCTTTCTGTCAAGGCGGATGTTGAGGCCCTGGCCCTTCAGAGAGGACGGTCTTTTCAGTTTGTTCAGGCTCATGAGCCTTTTGGCCATCTTGGGCAAACCGCTCATATCGTGTATGATGGTGCAGTAGTGGGGTTCCTCTCGAGGCTAAAACCTTCGGTGGAGAAGGAGCTTGACGTAGAAGGGCCTGTCTACTGCTTCGAGTTCGATCTGGCTCCTCTGGTAGGGGAAGGAAACCTGTCTTTCTCTATCTCCTCCTCTTACCCACCAGTTTACAGGGATATCTCCCTCTTAGCACCGATAGATACGTCGGTGAAGCAGGTAATGGACGGCATAAGGAAGATAGCCGGTCCTCTACTGGATTCGGTGGAACTCTTTGACGTCTATATCGGTAAAGGTGTGCCCGAGGGCAAGCGAAGTCTGGCCTTTTCCATGTCCTATAGAAGCCCTGAAAAGACCCTTCAAGATGGGGAGGTCGATGGACTTCACCGGCAGGTCAGATCGGGCCTTGAGAGCATAGGCTACGTTTTAAGGTAAGAAAACTAAAACCTTCATAGGAGGAATGGAAGATGAACCTGGAAAACATGGAGCAGCTTATCGATAGTCTAGGAGAAAGGCTTAAGGCCCTCAAGGAATCCAGGGACCGACTGAAGGAGGAGCTGGAGCAGGCAAAAAACCAGCTGAGAGAGAAGGAAATGGAGCATATCCGTCAGGATAAAGAGAGTCAGAGACGGATAGAACAGCTCGAGAGGGAGAAGATGAGCCTTCAGAAGGAGAAGTCTAACCTTGAGTCCAGGATGGGGTCTATGTTCGGAAAACTCAAGAATCTGGTGCCTACGGAAGGTACCGATAGCAAAGGCTAGAGGGGAGATTAGGTTCTTTGTCGGAAAAAAGCCGCCAGGAGACAGTACAGATAGGTCGGTTCAGCTATAACGTCGAGACCTCCATTGACCGTGAAACCTGGTCCAGGCTCATGGCTTTTACCGACGACGTTATATCCAAAACGGACCCCAAAATGCCCTCCGATCGTAGGCTTCTTCTGGCATGGCTTAACCTGGTCTACTGGGTAGATACCCAAAATGGCCGCCTTAAAGATATGCTGGACTCGGATTCCGATGATAAGGAGGATGATCGATGAGCCTTGCCATGGTGGTGGATCTGGTTTTTCTTTTCTTGACGGCGATCCTGGCGGTGAGGGGACTTATGAGGGGATTTCTGGGAGAGGTGATCTCCCTTGTGGCGACAGTGGGAGGGGTGCTTCTGGCCCTTCGTTTCGCCGATCAAGGAGGAGAGATGATACTGGAGTTTCTCCCCGAGATCTCCTCTACCGTGGCAAAAGGCGGAGCCATGGTCGCTATTTTCGTGGTGACCGCCCTTATCGGCGCTATCGTCGGTAAGCTGTCTAAGGCTTTTTTAAGCCTCGCATCTCTCACCTTTCTGGATAGATTGTTAGGTGTGATGGCAGGTATGGTAAAGTCCCTGGCGATCCTGATGGTGCTTTTCGTCGTGTTGAGTCTTTCTGGTCCTTTGATTCCCAGGGATTTGGCGGTAGATAGCAAGGCGGTGGCTTTGGCCAGCTCTATATGGCCCTACGTCGCTCCCTACGTTATTAGCTCCGGTCTCATACCGGAGCCTGCGACTACAGGATCGGTGCTTTGATATGTACGTGTCAGACAGTGTGTTAGATGTTTTGGAGATAGAGAAGATACTGCACCAGTTCGCTTCGTCAGCCCGAAGCGAACTGGGCATTTTTATGCTTAAAAACTCCGAACCTATGGTGGATATGGAAACCGTTCGCCGTCGCCAGAGGCTAATAGATAACTATAGGCGTTTTTTGTCCCTCTACGGGGCCCTTCCATGGGTATCGGGGATAAAAGAGGTAATGGGTTTTGTAACTGCTGGCTTAGAGTCGGGGATAATGTCCGGGGAGGAACTGGTTTTAGTGAGAGCCCTTCTTGAGCTTGCGACTAGAATAAAAGAATCCCTCTACACCGCTAAGGAGGATTTTCCTGAACTGGCCTCCCTAGGGAGGAAGGTCAGGGATTTCTCAGAGGAGATCGATTGTCTCTCCGTCTTGGACGGCAAAGGGGTCCTTGAGGACGGGGCGTCTCCTAAGCTGAGAGAGATCAGAGATAAGCTTTCGGAACTCAGAAAAAGGGTCCGAAAAGAGGGTAACTCCATAATCAACGGCTCTGGAGCCCATATGCTTCAGGAAAGGGTCCTGTCCATAAGAAACGGCCGTTCGGTAGTCCTGGTTCGTCAGGAGTTCGTCGGCCGTTTTCCCGGCATACTGGTCGACAGATCGTCTTCGGGCAACTCGGCCTACATGGAGCCTAATGTGGTTATTCCACTTAACAACAGAATAGTGGATATCCGTCAGGACGAGTTGGAGGAAGAACGGAGAATCCTGAGAGAGCTGACCTCTATGATAGTTTCCAGAAGGGGTGCTATCGACGATGCCCAGGAAGTTGTGGCTACCGTCGATATGCTCTACGCCATTTCGGAGGTCATGGATAGAAGAAGGTGGATCCTACCGGACATGGTGGATTCCTCGGGGTTCAAGTTTTTCAACGTCCACCACCCGATGCTAGGAGAGGGAGCGGTGCCTATCGACGTCCGCTGTGGAGGTTCCTTTCGGATTTTAGTTGTAACCG
The uncultured Dethiosulfovibrio sp. genome window above contains:
- the pheT gene encoding phenylalanine--tRNA ligase subunit beta is translated as MLVSWNWLKELVDHSLDVQTVADRLTVTGNEIESITRPCGSLSGAIVAVVSSLYPHSSQSLSIAELDTGSGISVCVTAATNLKEGDMVPYGPPGSVLADGSVLGERDFDGVISQGMMLSAQELGVPDIADEYGILRLPEDAPVGVDVASYLKLDDRVLELSVTPNRGDMLSMRGVAREVAALFPEASLRDRDEPVSLGQPKWPVDFNGIYLEDDGCPVYALGMADKVKIGPSPLWARIRLALSGVRPVNNVVDATNMVMLALGQPLHAFDADRLPSPCISVRSAREGETFTTLDHKERALTSSDLVICSGQTSVALAGVMGGLNSEIEDGTCRIFLESASFDAARIGTTSRRLGIPSEASYRYARGVDVELPERALCMVMSLLSSWGCASVAPGAVVARRGGSDPISVTLTERKLHRIAMWSDMDQASSILDRLGMGLISQRDGEMTFSVPSYRPDISIEEDLIEEITRIRGYDTIPSRIPGCDHGRGQIGPVSSAMRELRCQAISRGYVEIVSYSFHSPRYRDTLKLLDDPRGDMIPLKNPLSGELSMMRSTMLPGFIESLQRTLKSGWRSSVRLFEMGKVFSSDGSSTSEVDRVAGMVYPGRDRRSPYGLGSLDDLLSVKADVEALALQRGRSFQFVQAHEPFGHLGQTAHIVYDGAVVGFLSRLKPSVEKELDVEGPVYCFEFDLAPLVGEGNLSFSISSSYPPVYRDISLLAPIDTSVKQVMDGIRKIAGPLLDSVELFDVYIGKGVPEGKRSLAFSMSYRSPEKTLQDGEVDGLHRQVRSGLESIGYVLR
- a CDS encoding CvpA family protein; translation: MSLAMVVDLVFLFLTAILAVRGLMRGFLGEVISLVATVGGVLLALRFADQGGEMILEFLPEISSTVAKGGAMVAIFVVTALIGAIVGKLSKAFLSLASLTFLDRLLGVMAGMVKSLAILMVLFVVLSLSGPLIPRDLAVDSKAVALASSIWPYVAPYVISSGLIPEPATTGSVL